The Williamsoniiplasma somnilux genome includes a window with the following:
- the dnaB gene encoding replicative DNA helicase produces the protein MDLQNLELDHQNLITTEKMVLAIAIHSPKALPDILMRLTSNDFLIAPHKIIFAAISQLQSESKPITSITIADELTNNKQLTQAGNIEYIAEISGAFYTDVAIDEYIDIVYKASMGRKFDQTLIDIQSSRKKDANLSNVLTLAQQEILNIDLETKKSDVQSIGGSMTALIEKIHDLEQREDSLTGVTTGYSKLDKITAGLQAGDFIILAARPSMGKTAFALNIAQNAAINNRQKNSVAIFSIEMPREQLTQRMLSTLTVIDSNKLRTGKGLTAEEWNAIHKANDRLQATKIFIDDTPGITVQQIQSKLYKLKRDEGITLCVIDYLQLISSPGNGADRQNEISTISRQLKRIARDTGIPIICLSQLSRSVEKREDKKPIMSDLRDSGAIEQDADIIMFLYRDEYYKNSTTDDRDLNPIQETNLIIAKHRNGSTGIINLQFNLKYGKFLDSIK, from the coding sequence ATGGATTTACAAAACTTAGAATTAGATCATCAAAATTTAATAACAACTGAGAAAATGGTATTGGCAATTGCTATCCATTCACCTAAAGCTTTACCAGACATTTTAATGCGCTTAACTAGCAATGATTTTTTAATAGCCCCACATAAAATTATTTTTGCGGCTATTTCACAATTGCAAAGTGAATCTAAACCAATTACTTCAATTACTATTGCAGATGAGTTAACAAACAACAAACAATTAACCCAAGCAGGAAACATTGAATATATTGCTGAAATTTCAGGAGCTTTTTATACTGATGTTGCTATTGATGAATATATTGATATTGTCTACAAAGCTAGCATGGGAAGAAAATTTGATCAAACTTTAATTGATATCCAAAGTTCACGTAAAAAAGATGCTAATTTAAGTAACGTTTTAACTTTAGCTCAACAAGAGATTTTAAACATTGATTTAGAAACTAAAAAAAGTGACGTTCAATCAATTGGGGGTTCAATGACTGCCTTAATTGAAAAAATTCATGATTTAGAACAAAGAGAAGATTCACTAACTGGAGTTACTACTGGTTATAGTAAATTAGATAAAATTACAGCCGGATTACAAGCGGGTGACTTCATTATTTTAGCCGCTCGTCCTTCAATGGGTAAAACCGCGTTTGCTTTGAATATTGCGCAAAATGCTGCGATTAATAATCGTCAAAAAAATTCTGTAGCAATTTTTTCAATTGAAATGCCAAGAGAACAATTAACACAACGTATGTTGTCAACTTTAACTGTTATTGATTCTAATAAATTAAGAACTGGAAAAGGGTTAACTGCTGAGGAATGAAATGCTATTCATAAAGCTAATGACCGTTTACAAGCTACCAAAATTTTTATCGATGATACTCCGGGGATTACTGTTCAACAAATTCAATCAAAACTTTACAAATTAAAAAGAGATGAAGGTATTACTCTTTGTGTTATTGATTATTTACAATTAATATCTAGTCCAGGAAATGGTGCTGATCGCCAAAATGAAATTTCAACTATTTCTCGACAATTAAAACGCATTGCTCGTGATACTGGAATTCCGATTATCTGTTTATCACAACTTTCAAGATCGGTAGAAAAACGTGAAGATAAAAAACCAATAATGTCAGATTTACGTGATTCTGGAGCAATTGAACAAGATGCAGATATTATTATGTTTTTATATCGTGATGAATATTACAAAAATAGTACAACTGATGACCGTGATTTAAATCCGATTCAAGAAACAAATTTAATAATTGCAAAACATCGTAATGGTTCAACTGGAATCATTAATTTACAGTTTAATTTAAAGTATGGAAAATTTTTAGATAGTATCAAATAG
- the rpsF gene encoding 30S ribosomal protein S6, translating into MIRKYEVMYILDQDVKNAKEIQEKLHGILATGGKIIESKDWGLMNFAYEINHKKKGYYTVVIVETTTEAINEFKRITGIDKSVIRSLVLNTENVQNYEQSTELSKTDMTKFEEERRERKNNFKKPFVKNANFNNTTSSTNEEGRKPFVKKNDAAAPKTVALAAKVETVNADESKAYLEAVKAKYAAKLEEEAAHEAKEKAKHEAALAAAKDEAEKEAIKKAKAEKEAAKAQMSTEERAKLDGSDSIEEARSELQKHANALRSLVPAEEKKIHAANLRDMTKKELIKYMKKVHDVLEK; encoded by the coding sequence ATGATTAGAAAATACGAAGTGATGTATATTTTAGATCAAGACGTTAAAAACGCTAAAGAAATCCAAGAAAAATTACATGGAATTTTAGCTACTGGTGGAAAAATTATCGAAAGCAAAGATTGAGGTTTAATGAACTTCGCTTACGAAATTAACCACAAGAAAAAAGGATACTATACAGTTGTTATTGTTGAAACAACAACTGAAGCAATCAACGAATTTAAACGTATTACAGGAATTGACAAAAGCGTTATTCGTTCATTAGTTTTAAATACTGAAAATGTTCAAAACTATGAACAATCAACTGAACTTTCAAAAACTGATATGACTAAATTTGAAGAAGAACGTCGTGAAAGAAAAAATAACTTTAAAAAACCATTTGTAAAAAACGCAAATTTTAACAACACAACATCTTCAACAAATGAAGAAGGAAGAAAACCATTTGTGAAAAAAAATGATGCAGCAGCACCAAAAACTGTAGCACTAGCAGCAAAAGTTGAAACTGTTAATGCAGATGAATCTAAAGCTTACTTAGAAGCAGTAAAAGCTAAATATGCGGCTAAACTTGAAGAAGAAGCAGCACACGAAGCAAAAGAAAAAGCAAAACATGAAGCAGCATTAGCAGCTGCTAAAGATGAAGCAGAAAAAGAAGCTATTAAAAAAGCAAAAGCAGAAAAAGAAGCAGCTAAAGCACAAATGTCAACTGAAGAAAGAGCAAAATTAGATGGATCTGATTCAATCGAAGAAGCTCGTTCAGAATTACAAAAACACGCTAACGCATTACGTTCATTAGTACCAGCTGAAGAGAAAAAAATTCACGCAGCTAACTTACGTGATATGACTAAAAAAGAATTAATTAAATACATGAAAAAAGTTCATGATGTTTTAGAAAAATAA
- the rplI gene encoding 50S ribosomal protein L9: MKVIFLEDVKGQGKKDEIKEVSDGYARNFLLPKGLVKPATVNSVKTLKNKIQTNQEETALLKGETHLLKAAIENITLGFKLQVSEGKAFGTITDAAIVEKMKAEHKIELDKRKIKAHKALNSLGVFYLDVKLDFGVESRLRVNIQAA, translated from the coding sequence ATGAAAGTTATATTTTTAGAAGACGTTAAGGGTCAAGGCAAAAAAGATGAAATTAAAGAAGTATCTGATGGCTATGCAAGAAATTTCTTGTTACCAAAAGGATTGGTTAAACCCGCAACTGTTAATAGTGTCAAAACACTAAAAAATAAAATTCAAACTAATCAAGAAGAAACAGCACTATTGAAAGGGGAAACTCATTTGCTAAAAGCAGCAATTGAAAATATTACTTTAGGTTTTAAATTGCAAGTTTCTGAAGGAAAAGCTTTTGGAACAATTACTGATGCAGCAATTGTTGAAAAAATGAAAGCTGAACATAAAATAGAGTTAGATAAACGCAAAATTAAGGCACATAAAGCCCTTAATTCGCTGGGAGTCTTTTACTTAGATGTAAAATTAGATTTTGGTGTGGAGTCGCGCTTGCGGGTGAATATTCAAGCAGCGTAA
- a CDS encoding ABC transporter permease — MKSNRILMLKQGIKGVFKFKIQFSIILILTFLASLILTVSISTNRRLQHEYNDVVKVTQKFDNTWSLNTGKNISASDERKFIPILDTISPLNSYIKANGKSDYNVVLNQSAANGSVNNYITRTTNTEPFKEAYTNLFKNFNSQEFNLKADRESYNKSFFQEKLAMTNLLATQFYKDLIKLQNNSQDSDIAYLLDTPFGNYTLLNKDWFAKYIDIANLESKNLDYKTIYENILKNYANDENAQLVMYSFFAIQSLSERIAYVTFDGWYNNQQNQQIDVAWFYNYVFGIKYDNLNESKGYYSIFPDKVSLEEINTKKDDYVLLGSTNIKTLADQLSKEGWRGNTNLVLTNATYNDSTISAISWDPRNFFSGAYNELATFATTNYMWSTEFSGNMEKYFSIFQEKNDWMDPNASLSDFFFADIEAKDGLQHTQKRAAAFLAHETLATKAAGYETYVRREILYNDATTQKKYRAIALQSDQLTKFKILKGVMPSGLGDIAISQQFAKKNKVKIGDNIKIGNGLFYITAFAVDTYSFYPSADPLVPLPKGETDGLIYASPQTLKLLTQPSIQEATISGDVTQTYNFINISNIDPNDQASLNEQRNRYIIFNNASKSNSEANALLLKDQQEIKKAVLAKGFFDLKDFKASTYHFNWTLYPLVFKIYSWITYLTSGLIGIIELASLFVCVRKTIQANSKQIGILKALGVEPKQISFSYISYAFFIGFLAVPLGWLAGTLLQIPMANIFANYFSFSRDNLFFDWMAPLIAFVGFGFVSAILGFFTAYVQTNKPVLEITLNKTRWVTSPTIDFVKRTIFKKAPFHTRLSLQLASSGRHVITLLVVCVFASSLLISTGFAIPAVAINAKQTYFKNTKFRNSAVMHNPTGNSPFSKDGVTFWNGHEELDKDYVINDPIKLDGISNSGYYNNPNNYVASLNNSGIFPSLQYTKTNNGIEDINTIFENVARGRTKITNAFLSASGNSLAMAQGVGFSIGVIEQFYALVLNTKNLKDYHGNILIDENTSDAQRIAKAAALSGAVTQALPQVLDALIDNWQNNTSADATWKDKLMGMMTAFAPSFIKAYLTNKSRDEQFALGFGTSNYVPKKETFATTFKAQTDNHKEVTFTGLDASQDAYKINESLKNKIFFDSQKGRIVKAQIEQILNNTYKENHDILFNGFKVWDNTTKTLTIPVANNKQANAYYGMEDGDIHSNINVNSQALELYSPIQGNNVKLPMYAFAYNDTDYIESAKSWSSSENMHQGERTLLNPYGYAEKTENGNYYLDAHTIQNSKMTYNLQFEPKDPTTITQTDYSSDTSPELAGKFNVDKWTGLQDKAYMFGDFKYDENGNIINSFIRPYYQYKNVELFIPASFALSPNDVSNLELGPVDDTLENGSNNKKYQAPVAKFLTDTLGNQSEQLGLKWFLKQNARVVSDSNVPDFVKESWTGQKDSYKNDKYIVVNAYDSRFSTYLQGDQGDNSVPPISDGKQSGSELSALTNGYLPWMLNAVAGQTIKTSGSSPVSKGLAKTINLKSVGTIKTYDSSLVVLDSDIANILNGWPTVRTTSYDYRAFNEQSRDKDPESRFYKYDLVDFTKLKSSSDWQSTSFVKSQDSQGYNPHAFYNTILSNFNEPIAVTSAASMIDDMGKFGITAIKGYPDSSGIHTYGVSGFNFLSEKVALLNQITSVAIWIAILVVTAVVIASALLIMLLGDIYIAQYKRFIIMLRSFGYSNRSIMSYVLGTVTGMSIIAWGIATGLTWGGIYLAISLIAKAGLAIPFGVLWWAPVACIAIMLVSYLGSLFVSSKSARKEAVASMMSATSE, encoded by the coding sequence ATGAAATCTAACAGGATCTTAATGTTAAAACAGGGCATTAAAGGTGTATTTAAATTTAAAATACAATTTTCAATAATTTTAATTTTAACATTTCTTGCTTCTTTAATTTTAACTGTGTCAATCTCAACAAATAGACGTTTACAACATGAATATAATGATGTTGTTAAAGTTACACAAAAATTTGACAACACTTGAAGTCTTAATACTGGTAAAAATATTTCAGCTTCAGATGAGCGTAAATTTATTCCGATTTTAGACACCATTTCGCCATTGAATTCATATATTAAAGCTAATGGTAAAAGCGATTACAATGTCGTTTTAAATCAAAGTGCAGCTAATGGCTCAGTTAATAACTATATAACTAGAACAACCAATACTGAGCCTTTTAAAGAAGCTTACACAAATTTATTTAAAAATTTTAATTCTCAAGAATTTAATTTAAAAGCAGATCGTGAATCATACAATAAAAGCTTTTTTCAAGAAAAGTTAGCAATGACAAATCTTTTAGCTACTCAATTCTATAAAGATTTAATAAAATTACAAAATAATTCTCAAGATAGCGATATTGCGTATTTGTTAGACACACCTTTTGGTAATTACACTTTATTAAACAAAGACTGATTTGCAAAATACATTGATATTGCAAATTTGGAATCAAAAAATTTAGACTACAAAACAATTTATGAAAATATTTTAAAAAATTATGCAAATGACGAGAATGCTCAACTAGTTATGTATTCATTTTTTGCAATTCAATCTTTATCTGAAAGAATTGCTTATGTAACATTTGACGGTTGATACAATAATCAACAAAACCAACAAATTGATGTTGCATGATTTTACAATTATGTATTTGGAATTAAATACGATAACTTAAATGAAAGTAAGGGTTATTATTCTATTTTTCCTGATAAAGTTTCTTTAGAAGAAATTAACACTAAAAAAGATGATTATGTTTTACTTGGTTCAACAAACATTAAAACTTTAGCAGACCAATTAAGTAAAGAAGGTTGAAGAGGAAATACTAATCTAGTTTTAACTAATGCTACTTATAACGACTCAACAATTAGTGCTATTTCTTGAGACCCAAGAAATTTCTTTTCAGGTGCATATAATGAATTAGCGACTTTTGCTACAACAAACTATATGTGATCAACTGAATTTAGTGGAAATATGGAAAAATACTTTTCAATTTTTCAAGAAAAAAATGATTGAATGGATCCAAATGCAAGTTTAAGTGATTTTTTCTTTGCAGACATTGAAGCAAAAGATGGGTTGCAACATACTCAGAAAAGAGCAGCGGCATTTTTAGCTCACGAAACACTTGCTACTAAAGCTGCGGGTTATGAAACTTATGTTAGAAGAGAAATTTTATATAATGATGCTACAACTCAAAAAAAATATCGTGCAATCGCTTTACAGTCAGACCAACTAACTAAATTTAAAATTTTAAAAGGTGTTATGCCATCAGGTCTTGGAGATATTGCTATTTCTCAGCAATTTGCTAAAAAAAATAAAGTCAAAATCGGAGATAACATCAAAATTGGTAATGGGTTATTTTACATAACAGCATTTGCAGTTGATACTTATTCGTTTTATCCTTCAGCAGACCCATTAGTTCCGTTACCAAAAGGAGAAACTGATGGTTTAATTTATGCATCACCTCAAACTTTAAAATTATTAACTCAACCATCAATTCAAGAAGCAACTATTTCAGGGGATGTTACTCAAACATATAATTTTATAAATATTTCTAATATTGATCCAAATGATCAAGCTTCTTTAAATGAACAAAGAAATAGATATATTATTTTTAATAACGCTTCTAAATCAAATTCAGAAGCAAATGCATTGCTACTTAAAGATCAACAAGAAATTAAAAAAGCTGTGCTAGCTAAAGGATTCTTTGATCTTAAAGATTTTAAAGCTTCAACATATCATTTCAATTGAACATTATACCCACTAGTATTTAAAATTTATTCTTGAATTACTTACTTAACTTCAGGATTGATAGGTATTATTGAACTTGCTTCATTATTTGTTTGTGTTAGAAAAACTATTCAAGCCAACTCAAAACAAATTGGAATTTTAAAAGCCTTAGGAGTTGAGCCTAAACAGATTTCCTTTTCATATATTTCTTATGCATTCTTTATTGGTTTTCTAGCTGTTCCTTTAGGTTGACTTGCAGGTACTTTATTACAAATTCCAATGGCAAATATTTTTGCTAATTACTTCTCGTTTTCAAGAGATAATTTATTCTTTGATTGAATGGCGCCGTTAATTGCATTTGTTGGTTTTGGCTTTGTTTCAGCAATTTTAGGATTCTTTACCGCATACGTGCAAACCAACAAACCTGTGTTGGAAATTACTTTAAACAAAACTCGTTGAGTTACTTCACCAACAATTGATTTTGTTAAACGTACAATTTTTAAAAAAGCACCTTTTCATACAAGACTTTCATTGCAATTAGCTTCATCAGGCAGACATGTTATCACCTTATTGGTTGTTTGTGTCTTTGCATCATCATTATTAATTTCTACAGGATTTGCGATTCCGGCCGTTGCTATAAATGCTAAACAAACTTATTTCAAAAATACCAAATTTAGAAACTCAGCAGTAATGCATAATCCGACAGGGAACTCTCCATTTTCAAAAGATGGAGTAACCTTTTGAAACGGTCACGAAGAATTAGACAAAGACTATGTTATTAATGATCCGATTAAATTGGATGGAATTAGTAATTCTGGATATTACAATAATCCTAATAATTATGTTGCTTCTCTTAACAACTCTGGTATCTTTCCTTCGTTGCAATATACCAAAACAAATAATGGAATAGAAGATATTAATACAATTTTTGAAAATGTTGCTAGAGGAAGAACTAAAATAACTAACGCCTTTTTATCTGCTTCTGGTAATTCATTAGCAATGGCACAAGGTGTAGGATTTTCAATTGGTGTTATTGAACAATTTTATGCATTAGTCTTAAACACCAAAAATTTAAAAGATTACCATGGAAACATCCTAATTGATGAAAACACAAGTGATGCTCAAAGAATTGCTAAAGCAGCAGCACTAAGTGGTGCCGTTACTCAAGCTCTACCTCAAGTATTAGATGCTTTGATTGATAATTGGCAAAACAATACTTCAGCAGATGCAACTTGAAAAGATAAATTAATGGGAATGATGACAGCCTTTGCACCATCATTTATCAAAGCTTATCTAACGAACAAATCACGTGATGAACAATTTGCATTAGGCTTCGGAACTTCTAACTACGTTCCTAAAAAAGAAACTTTCGCAACAACTTTTAAAGCTCAAACTGATAATCACAAAGAAGTAACCTTCACAGGTTTAGATGCTTCACAAGATGCTTATAAAATTAATGAATCTTTAAAAAATAAAATTTTCTTTGATTCACAAAAAGGTAGAATTGTAAAAGCGCAAATTGAACAAATTTTAAATAATACTTACAAAGAAAATCATGATATTCTTTTTAATGGTTTTAAAGTTTGAGATAACACTACAAAAACCTTAACAATACCAGTTGCTAACAATAAACAAGCTAATGCTTATTACGGTATGGAAGATGGAGACATCCATTCAAATATTAATGTAAACTCTCAAGCGCTAGAATTATATTCTCCAATTCAAGGTAATAATGTTAAATTACCAATGTACGCCTTTGCATATAACGACACTGACTACATTGAATCAGCAAAATCTTGAAGTAGTTCAGAGAACATGCACCAAGGCGAAAGAACTTTATTGAATCCTTATGGTTATGCTGAAAAAACAGAAAATGGGAATTATTACCTAGATGCCCACACAATTCAAAATAGTAAAATGACTTACAATTTACAATTTGAACCAAAAGATCCAACAACAATTACGCAAACTGACTATTCTTCAGACACATCACCTGAATTAGCCGGAAAATTCAATGTTGATAAATGAACTGGTTTACAAGACAAGGCTTATATGTTTGGTGATTTTAAATATGATGAAAATGGTAACATTATTAATTCATTTATTCGTCCATATTACCAATACAAAAATGTAGAATTATTTATTCCAGCCTCATTCGCCTTATCGCCAAATGATGTTTCAAATCTTGAATTAGGGCCTGTTGATGATACTTTAGAAAATGGTTCTAATAATAAAAAATATCAAGCTCCAGTTGCTAAATTTTTAACCGATACTTTAGGTAATCAAAGTGAACAATTGGGATTGAAATGATTTTTAAAACAAAACGCTCGTGTTGTTAGTGATAGCAATGTTCCTGATTTTGTTAAAGAATCATGAACCGGTCAAAAAGATTCTTATAAAAACGATAAATATATTGTTGTTAATGCTTATGACTCAAGATTCAGTACTTACTTGCAAGGCGATCAAGGAGATAACTCAGTACCACCAATTTCTGATGGAAAACAATCAGGGAGTGAACTAAGCGCTTTAACAAATGGTTATTTGCCTTGAATGTTGAATGCGGTTGCTGGCCAAACAATCAAGACTAGTGGATCAAGTCCTGTCTCAAAAGGACTTGCTAAAACAATTAATTTAAAATCTGTAGGGACAATTAAAACTTATGATTCTTCACTAGTGGTTTTAGACTCAGATATTGCAAATATTCTAAATGGTTGACCAACAGTTCGCACAACATCTTATGATTATCGCGCCTTTAATGAACAATCAAGAGATAAAGATCCTGAATCTCGTTTTTACAAATATGATCTTGTTGATTTCACTAAATTAAAATCAAGTTCTGATTGACAATCAACTTCTTTTGTAAAATCTCAAGATTCACAAGGATATAATCCGCATGCTTTCTATAATACAATTTTGTCAAATTTTAACGAACCAATAGCAGTAACTTCTGCAGCTTCAATGATTGATGACATGGGTAAATTTGGGATTACAGCAATCAAAGGATATCCAGATTCATCAGGAATTCATACATATGGAGTTTCTGGTTTTAATTTCCTATCTGAGAAAGTCGCATTATTAAACCAAATTACTTCAGTTGCGATTTGAATTGCAATTCTGGTAGTTACAGCTGTGGTTATTGCATCAGCATTGCTGATTATGTTGTTAGGAGATATCTATATCGCTCAATACAAGCGTTTCATTATTATGTTGCGTTCATTCGGATATAGTAATAGGTCAATTATGTCCTATGTTCTAGGAACAGTTACAGGAATGAGTATAATTGCTTGGGGAATAGCTACGGGATTAACTTGGGGAGGAATTTATTTAGCGATTAGTTTAATCGCTAAAGCAGGACTTGCAATTCCGTTCGGAGTACTATGATGAGCTCCAGTTGCATGTATTGCAATTATGCTAGTATCTTATTTAGGCTCGCTATTCGTCTCTTCAAAATCAGCAAGAAAAGAAGCAGTTGCTTCAATGATGTCAGCAACAAGCGAATAA
- a CDS encoding single-stranded DNA-binding protein has protein sequence MNQVSLIGRITRDLELRDSSNGSKFVGFTLAVSEYRNGNEFTNFIPCVAWEKNAENMVKFVKKGAQVGVTGRISVRSNNVNGKYETIVNVNADRVEFLDSKTSGSNQTESFTRDNSNYDMDQINAFEPQHKEMPQPASKQEEEIIISDDSILWD, from the coding sequence ATGAATCAAGTTTCGCTAATAGGTAGAATAACAAGAGATTTAGAATTAAGAGATTCGTCAAATGGTTCAAAATTTGTTGGATTCACACTTGCAGTTTCTGAATATAGAAACGGTAACGAATTTACAAACTTTATTCCTTGTGTTGCGTGAGAAAAAAACGCAGAAAACATGGTTAAGTTTGTCAAGAAAGGTGCTCAAGTTGGAGTAACAGGAAGAATTTCAGTAAGATCAAACAATGTTAATGGTAAATATGAAACCATTGTTAACGTTAATGCTGACCGTGTAGAGTTCCTAGATTCCAAAACAAGTGGTTCAAATCAAACTGAATCATTTACTCGAGACAACTCAAATTATGATATGGATCAAATTAATGCATTTGAACCACAACATAAAGAAATGCCTCAACCTGCATCAAAACAAGAAGAAGAAATTATCATTAGTGATGATTCAATTCTATGAGATTAA
- the rpsR gene encoding 30S ribosomal protein S18 — MIKKFVRKRKKVNFFAKNNIKYIDYKDVEMLKKFISGNGQILPRRVTGTSPKDQRSLALAIKRSRQMGLLPFVVE, encoded by the coding sequence ATGATTAAAAAATTTGTTAGAAAAAGAAAAAAAGTTAACTTTTTTGCAAAAAACAACATTAAATATATCGATTATAAAGATGTCGAAATGTTAAAAAAATTCATTTCAGGTAATGGACAAATCTTACCAAGAAGAGTTACAGGTACATCTCCAAAAGACCAAAGAAGTTTAGCATTAGCTATTAAGCGTTCTCGTCAAATGGGATTATTACCATTCGTAGTTGAATAA